Proteins from one Fibrobacter sp. genomic window:
- the kdsA gene encoding 3-deoxy-8-phosphooctulonate synthase, translated as MKNEASVFRFQKKGHKRLFFIAGPCVIESKELCLKIASNLAALSRKYGVDIIFKASYDKANRTSRDSFRGPGPQEGLRVLEQVREKTGLALLTDIHEPSQVKEAAKVVDVLQIPAFLCRQTDLLHTAGLTGKTVNIKKGQFMSPEEMQHALAKAGKNTWITERGTFFGYNRLVVDYAGIPVLKSFGAPVIFDATHSVQMPGAGKGCSLGNRDLVIPLAKAALASGVDGLFFEVHPDPDKALCDGPNSLLLSEFKKQVPVLVEIHEFLNSR; from the coding sequence ATGAAAAACGAAGCATCTGTTTTCAGATTTCAGAAGAAGGGACACAAGAGGCTCTTTTTCATAGCAGGCCCCTGCGTAATCGAAAGTAAAGAGCTTTGTCTGAAAATCGCATCGAACCTCGCTGCGCTCTCCCGGAAATACGGGGTCGATATCATTTTCAAAGCTTCTTACGATAAGGCTAACCGCACCTCCCGAGACTCCTTCAGGGGACCAGGGCCGCAGGAGGGCTTGCGTGTTCTGGAACAGGTCAGAGAGAAAACCGGGCTTGCTTTGCTCACCGACATCCATGAGCCATCACAGGTAAAGGAAGCCGCGAAAGTGGTCGATGTGCTTCAGATCCCTGCGTTTCTTTGCAGACAGACTGATTTGCTTCACACTGCCGGCCTGACAGGAAAAACAGTCAACATAAAGAAGGGTCAGTTCATGTCACCGGAGGAGATGCAGCATGCGCTGGCAAAAGCAGGGAAAAACACCTGGATAACGGAACGGGGGACATTCTTTGGTTATAACCGGTTAGTTGTTGATTATGCTGGAATACCGGTCTTGAAATCGTTTGGCGCACCTGTGATTTTTGATGCAACCCACAGTGTACAGATGCCTGGTGCAGGGAAAGGATGCTCTCTTGGAAATCGTGACCTGGTTATCCCCCTCGCGAAAGCTGCTCTGGCATCTGGTGTTGACGGGTTGTTTTTTGAGGTGCACCCGGACCCGGACAAAGCACTCTGTGACGGTCCTAACAGTCTTTTACTTTCAGAATTCAAGAAACAGGTTCCAGTCCTTGTCGAGATCCATGAGTTTCTGAACAGCAGATAA